One Deinococcus planocerae DNA window includes the following coding sequences:
- a CDS encoding ribokinase, translating into MSVLVVGSVNADLTVRAGRIPAPGETVLGGDATVSPGGKGANQAVAAALAGAKVALCGAVGQDAFREAALRGLTRAGVGLDHLHTLAAPTGLALITVSPEGENAITVASGANAHVTSDHLPQKWEGFTHLLLQGELPPGVTREAARRAHAAGLTVVLNAAPAREPDPGLLAHTHHLIVNEHELAVLAGGAGEETARSLLERGPGAVTVTLGSQGSLTVTPDATHRLPAHRVTPVDTTGAGDTFCGVLVAWLAEGQALPEALQAATVAAALACTRPGAQDAVPGRAEIGAALAHAR; encoded by the coding sequence GTGAGCGTCCTCGTCGTGGGGAGCGTGAACGCCGACCTCACCGTGCGGGCAGGGCGCATCCCGGCCCCCGGCGAGACGGTCCTCGGCGGGGACGCCACCGTCTCGCCCGGCGGCAAAGGGGCAAATCAGGCGGTGGCCGCCGCGCTGGCCGGGGCAAAGGTGGCCCTGTGCGGTGCGGTCGGACAGGACGCTTTCCGGGAGGCGGCCCTGCGGGGTCTGACCCGGGCGGGCGTGGGGCTCGACCACCTCCACACCCTCGCCGCGCCCACCGGTCTCGCCCTGATCACCGTCTCCCCGGAGGGCGAGAACGCGATCACGGTGGCGAGCGGGGCGAACGCGCACGTCACCTCCGACCATCTGCCGCAGAAGTGGGAGGGCTTCACCCACCTCCTCCTGCAAGGTGAGTTGCCGCCCGGGGTGACCCGCGAGGCCGCCCGCCGTGCCCACGCCGCCGGGTTGACCGTGGTGCTCAACGCCGCGCCCGCCCGCGAGCCCGATCCTGGCCTCCTCGCGCACACCCATCACCTGATCGTGAACGAGCACGAACTCGCGGTGCTGGCGGGTGGGGCTGGGGAGGAGACCGCCCGTTCCCTCCTCGAACGTGGACCGGGGGCAGTCACCGTCACGCTCGGTTCTCAAGGCAGCCTGACGGTGACGCCGGACGCCACCCACCGCCTCCCCGCCCACCGGGTCACCCCCGTGGACACGACGGGCGCGGGCGACACCTTCTGCGGGGTGCTCGTCGCGTGGCTCGCCGAAGGTCAAGCCCTCCCCGAGGCTCTCCAGGCCGCCACCGTCGCCGCCGCCCTCGCCTGCACCCGCCCGGGGGCGCAGGACGCGGTGCCGGGCCGGGCCGAGATCGGGGCCGCCCTCGCCCACGCGCGCTAG
- the lepB gene encoding signal peptidase I, which yields MTRLKGAASGPLRKLWKEVLEPIVFAVVITQFVATLVGVDGVSMMPNLRDHERVFVPKYETWLHKAGVGNFSRGDILIFKPPREAAAQIPNLNRSAFGLWTYRPFLIKRLIGLPGDRVRVSGGEVFINGVRLDQSWTTDYWRSQGCWDTQSDLANNAASSGAGLLQDQPEVTVPAGHYFVMGDNRTAGGSEDSRLFGPVPLRDIAGRAAAAVWPIMRKQNAGYDCSAGRVSGFSGESVLNWRVLNRPEAFDALKSQLAKEGD from the coding sequence ATGACCAGACTCAAAGGGGCCGCGTCCGGCCCGCTCAGGAAACTGTGGAAAGAAGTTTTAGAGCCCATCGTGTTCGCGGTGGTGATCACCCAATTCGTGGCGACGCTCGTCGGCGTGGACGGCGTGAGCATGATGCCGAACCTGCGCGATCACGAGCGCGTCTTCGTGCCCAAGTACGAGACCTGGCTGCACAAGGCGGGGGTGGGCAACTTCAGCCGCGGCGACATCCTGATCTTCAAGCCGCCGCGCGAGGCCGCCGCGCAGATTCCAAACCTCAACCGCAGCGCCTTCGGGCTGTGGACCTACCGCCCCTTCCTGATCAAGCGGCTGATCGGTCTGCCCGGCGACCGGGTGCGCGTCTCGGGCGGCGAGGTGTTTATCAACGGCGTGCGGCTCGACCAGAGCTGGACGACCGACTACTGGCGCTCGCAGGGCTGCTGGGACACCCAGAGCGACCTGGCGAACAACGCGGCCTCCAGCGGGGCGGGCCTCCTTCAGGACCAGCCCGAGGTCACCGTGCCTGCCGGGCACTACTTCGTGATGGGCGACAACCGCACGGCGGGCGGCAGCGAGGACTCGCGCCTCTTCGGCCCGGTGCCCCTGCGCGACATCGCAGGCCGGGCGGCGGCGGCGGTGTGGCCGATCATGCGCAAGCAAAACGCGGGCTACGACTGCTCGGCGGGCCGCGTGTCGGGCTTCAGCGGCGAGAGCGTCCTGAACTGGCGCGTGCTGAACAGGCCCGAGGCCTTCGACGCCCTCAAGAGCCAGTTGGCGAAGGAAGGCGACTGA
- a CDS encoding patatin-like phospholipase family protein, with amino-acid sequence MSDFGLVLGGGGARGLAHIGVWRVLEEEGLRPRVLAGTSIGGLVAAFIAAGFSADDLTRVSGAVSWRRLLDWRLGRGLLNAAAFEAWLGTNLPATFEELRTPLAVTATDVLTGRQVYLSSGPLFPALRATTAYPGAIDPVPQEDMLLADGGVLNQVPVDAALFLGVHRVVAVDVTAPGLLELPARRRLWRREAEAHLGPVQALRRAADIMQAQLTDARLSLYRPDVLLRPAVVGVDLQSFHRGTQAIQAGEEAARAELPRLRALAS; translated from the coding sequence ATGTCGGACTTCGGGCTGGTGCTGGGGGGCGGGGGGGCGCGGGGCCTCGCCCACATCGGGGTCTGGCGGGTGCTGGAAGAAGAGGGCCTGCGGCCCCGTGTCCTCGCGGGCACGAGCATCGGCGGGCTGGTCGCGGCCTTTATCGCGGCGGGCTTCTCGGCGGACGACCTCACGCGCGTGTCGGGCGCCGTGTCGTGGCGGCGGCTCCTCGACTGGCGGCTGGGGCGGGGCCTCTTGAACGCGGCGGCCTTCGAGGCGTGGCTGGGGACGAACCTCCCCGCCACCTTCGAGGAGCTGCGGACCCCCCTGGCGGTGACCGCGACGGACGTGCTCACCGGGCGGCAGGTGTACCTGTCGAGCGGCCCGCTCTTCCCGGCGCTGCGGGCCACGACCGCCTACCCCGGCGCCATCGACCCCGTGCCCCAGGAGGACATGCTGCTCGCCGACGGCGGGGTGCTCAACCAGGTGCCCGTGGACGCCGCGCTCTTCCTGGGGGTTCACCGGGTGGTCGCGGTGGACGTGACGGCGCCCGGCCTCCTCGAACTGCCCGCCCGGCGGCGGCTGTGGCGGCGGGAGGCGGAAGCGCACCTCGGCCCCGTGCAGGCGCTGCGGCGGGCCGCCGACATCATGCAGGCGCAGCTCACCGACGCGCGGCTGAGCCTCTACCGCCCGGACGTGCTGCTGCGGCCCGCCGTGGTGGGGGTGGACCTCCAGAGCTTTCACCGGGGCACGCAGGCGATCCAGGCGGGCGAGGAGGCGGCGCGGGCCGAACTCCCCCGGCTGCGGGCGCTGGCCTCCTGA
- a CDS encoding heavy-metal-associated domain-containing protein: protein MAGMTSPATRVLLGVRGMNREAGERVAAHLLSLPGVSRATPDDGQIEVHYDPSQHTVMDLVRAVRAQGFLAGML, encoded by the coding sequence ATGGCGGGCATGACGAGTCCTGCCACCCGCGTGCTGCTCGGTGTCCGCGGTATGAACCGCGAGGCCGGGGAGCGCGTTGCCGCCCACCTGCTCTCGCTCCCCGGTGTGAGCCGCGCGACCCCCGACGACGGCCAGATCGAGGTCCACTACGACCCCAGCCAGCACACCGTCATGGACCTCGTGCGCGCCGTGCGTGCCCAGGGCTTCCTGGCGGGGATGCTCTAG
- a CDS encoding DUF503 domain-containing protein has translation MALGYVGVLTVRVEMPWVSNLKEKRALVRPVVERLKARYPLTVARLDGLNAHDWEVIGVATLSNDYVWVEETLRMAADFIAKEGEYRVVEESTDIRVLGDDVDEGEDEES, from the coding sequence GTGGCCCTCGGCTACGTCGGCGTCCTGACCGTCCGGGTCGAGATGCCGTGGGTGAGCAACCTCAAGGAAAAGCGCGCCCTCGTCCGCCCCGTCGTCGAGCGCCTCAAGGCCCGCTATCCCCTGACCGTCGCCCGCCTCGACGGCCTCAACGCCCACGACTGGGAGGTGATCGGCGTCGCCACGCTCAGCAACGATTACGTCTGGGTGGAAGAAACCCTGCGCATGGCCGCCGACTTCATCGCCAAGGAGGGCGAGTACCGCGTGGTGGAGGAAAGCACCGACATCCGCGTGCTCGGCGACGACGTGGATGAGGGGGAGGACGAGGAGAGCTGA
- a CDS encoding serine/threonine-protein kinase, whose translation MPLAGQVVGEGVRLVRPLGRGSHSVVYFAVGPQGQPCAVKIFEAAFAGHAVREYRHGRDLDHPRLVRVLAATQVDDRPALVATLARGVTLFGRYPRRPALTCERRAFLLTLAHVLGALDHLHSRGLVHRDLKPENVLVEPDGAATLVDLDLSGPVREVFAVPTRVGTAAFQSPEAGRGEPLGYESDLYGVGVLLGWGLTGELPEPGAPTLFGDDPLSPLHAALTDPDRTRRPASAREVRETLLRLAGLPY comes from the coding sequence ATGCCGCTCGCGGGTCAGGTCGTGGGGGAGGGGGTGAGGCTGGTGCGCCCCCTCGGTCGCGGCTCGCACAGCGTCGTGTACTTCGCGGTGGGACCGCAGGGGCAGCCGTGCGCGGTCAAGATTTTCGAGGCCGCCTTCGCGGGACACGCCGTGCGGGAGTACCGCCACGGCAGGGACCTCGACCACCCGCGCCTCGTCCGGGTCCTGGCCGCCACGCAGGTGGACGACCGCCCCGCCCTCGTCGCGACGCTCGCGCGGGGCGTCACCCTCTTCGGGCGCTACCCCCGGCGGCCCGCCCTGACGTGTGAGCGCCGCGCCTTCCTGCTCACCCTCGCGCACGTGCTCGGGGCGCTCGACCACCTCCATTCGCGCGGACTCGTCCACCGCGACCTCAAGCCCGAGAATGTCCTCGTGGAGCCGGATGGCGCCGCGACCCTGGTGGACCTCGACCTCTCGGGCCCGGTGCGCGAGGTCTTTGCCGTTCCCACCCGCGTGGGCACCGCCGCCTTCCAGAGCCCCGAAGCCGGGCGCGGCGAGCCCCTGGGCTATGAAAGCGACCTCTACGGCGTCGGCGTGCTGCTGGGCTGGGGCCTGACCGGAGAGCTGCCCGAGCCCGGTGCCCCCACCCTCTTCGGCGACGACCCCCTCTCGCCCCTGCACGCTGCCCTCACCGACCCCGACCGCACCCGCCGCCCGGCGAGTGCGCGTGAGGTGCGGGAGACGCTGTTGAGGCTGGCGGGATTGCCGTATTGA
- a CDS encoding long-chain-fatty-acid--CoA ligase encodes MERPWLAHYEPGVPRDFTPSGDVLPDLLRRSAERYPDRAALTFLGRTTTYGRLWQDAGRFAAALQGLGVRPGERVSVMLPNCPQFVVAFYGALLAGGAVVNTSPLYVASELEHQLLDSGSETLILLDAFYPRYQEIAARVPVKRVIVTGIQDALPFPKNVLYPLKARREGTWVDVKAGGTVFHFGSLVRSHAPAPQPVTIRPDDVALLQYTGGTTGVPKGAMLTHGNLVANAEQARAWMTDLREGQEVTLAAIPFFHVYGMTVAMNLSLLIGATIALVPNPRDVRMVLSQISASKATLFPGVPTLYNAINNHPDTAKHDLTTIRACISGSAPLLLETARRFRALTGGANLVEGYGLTEAAPITHTNPIFGDQRDGSIGLPMPGVDALVAGEDGEPVPSGEVGELWVAGPNVMKGYWGREDETAKTLREAHGRTWLLTGDLATMDEDGYFRIVDRKKDLIIAGGYNVYPREVEEVLMTHPAVLEAAAVGLPDAYRGESVHAAVVLRPGARATEAEIVAHCRAGLSPYKVPRSVEFRAELPKTAVGKVLRRQLAGEARERAQATPAAS; translated from the coding sequence ATGGAAAGACCCTGGCTGGCCCACTACGAACCCGGCGTTCCGCGCGACTTCACGCCGAGTGGCGACGTGCTGCCCGACCTGCTGCGCCGCAGCGCCGAGCGCTACCCCGACCGGGCGGCGCTGACCTTCCTGGGCCGGACGACCACGTACGGGCGGCTGTGGCAGGACGCGGGGCGCTTCGCGGCGGCCCTTCAGGGGCTGGGGGTGCGGCCCGGCGAGCGGGTCAGCGTGATGCTGCCCAACTGCCCGCAGTTCGTGGTGGCGTTTTACGGGGCGCTGCTCGCGGGCGGGGCAGTGGTGAACACGAGCCCGCTGTACGTGGCCTCCGAACTCGAACACCAGCTTCTCGACAGCGGGAGCGAGACGCTGATCTTGCTCGACGCCTTCTACCCACGTTATCAGGAGATCGCCGCGCGCGTGCCCGTCAAGCGGGTGATCGTGACCGGCATCCAGGACGCGCTGCCCTTCCCGAAGAACGTGCTCTATCCGCTCAAGGCGCGGCGGGAGGGCACCTGGGTGGACGTGAAGGCGGGGGGGACGGTCTTCCACTTCGGGTCGCTCGTGCGCTCGCACGCCCCGGCCCCGCAGCCCGTGACGATTCGCCCGGACGACGTGGCCTTGCTCCAGTACACGGGCGGCACGACGGGCGTGCCCAAGGGGGCGATGCTCACCCACGGCAACCTCGTGGCGAACGCCGAGCAGGCGCGGGCGTGGATGACCGACCTGCGCGAGGGGCAGGAGGTCACGCTGGCGGCGATCCCCTTCTTCCACGTGTACGGGATGACGGTCGCCATGAACCTCAGCCTCCTGATCGGCGCGACCATTGCCCTGGTGCCCAACCCGCGCGACGTGCGGATGGTGCTCTCGCAGATCAGCGCGAGCAAGGCGACCCTCTTTCCGGGGGTGCCCACCCTCTACAACGCGATCAACAACCACCCCGACACGGCCAAACACGACCTGACGACCATCCGCGCGTGCATCAGCGGCAGCGCGCCCCTCCTGCTCGAAACCGCGCGGAGGTTCCGGGCGCTGACGGGCGGGGCGAATCTGGTGGAGGGCTACGGCCTGACAGAAGCCGCGCCCATCACCCACACCAACCCGATCTTCGGGGATCAGCGCGACGGCAGCATCGGCCTCCCGATGCCGGGGGTGGACGCCCTCGTGGCGGGCGAGGACGGCGAGCCCGTCCCGAGCGGCGAGGTGGGCGAGCTGTGGGTCGCCGGGCCGAACGTGATGAAGGGCTACTGGGGGCGCGAGGACGAGACCGCGAAGACGCTGCGGGAGGCGCACGGGCGCACCTGGCTGCTGACGGGCGACCTCGCGACAATGGACGAGGACGGGTACTTCCGGATCGTGGACCGCAAGAAGGACCTGATCATCGCGGGGGGCTACAACGTCTACCCGCGCGAGGTCGAGGAAGTCCTGATGACCCACCCCGCCGTGCTGGAGGCCGCCGCCGTGGGCCTCCCCGACGCCTACCGCGGCGAGAGCGTCCACGCCGCCGTGGTGCTCAGGCCCGGGGCGCGCGCCACCGAGGCCGAGATCGTCGCGCACTGCCGGGCGGGCCTGAGCCCCTACAAGGTGCCGCGCAGCGTGGAGTTCCGCGCCGAACTTCCCAAGACGGCGGTGGGCAAGGTGCTGCGGCGCCAGCTCGCCGGGGAGGCCCGGGAGCGGGCGCAGGCGACCCCGGCGGCGAGCTGA
- a CDS encoding DUF1999 domain-containing protein: MRYRTFAEPDYDALAALDLAARRHADPRFDALPDREREGRLSTSLPALKFYERSEHSFVAQDDAGGLAGAIFAQHVWQGDRPIVLVRTVLLSPDAPPETAAGLLHAAVKSAYDTAVYEVHFPVTPALERAAGEEEAHVTGRYAVRHLGTRAQTAPGERLGVGKSAAAGAEGGA; this comes from the coding sequence ATGCGGTACCGCACCTTCGCCGAACCCGACTACGACGCCCTGGCGGCCCTCGACCTCGCCGCCCGGCGTCACGCCGACCCCCGCTTCGACGCCCTGCCCGACCGCGAGCGCGAGGGGCGGCTGAGTACCAGCCTCCCCGCCCTGAAGTTCTACGAGCGCAGCGAGCATTCCTTCGTCGCCCAGGACGACGCGGGCGGCCTCGCGGGGGCCATCTTCGCCCAGCACGTGTGGCAGGGAGACCGGCCCATCGTGCTCGTGCGGACGGTGCTGCTCTCCCCGGACGCTCCCCCCGAGACGGCGGCGGGCCTCCTCCACGCGGCGGTCAAGAGCGCCTACGACACCGCCGTGTACGAGGTGCATTTTCCCGTGACTCCCGCGCTGGAGAGGGCCGCCGGGGAGGAGGAGGCGCACGTGACCGGGCGCTACGCGGTGCGGCACCTGGGCACCCGCGCGCAGACGGCGCCCGGCGAACGCCTCGGCGTGGGGAAGTCGGCGGCGGCGGGCGCGGAGGGGGGCGCATAA
- a CDS encoding nucleoside deaminase, giving the protein MTTPAPDPAAHRPHLEEALRLAREAQEAGSAPVGAVLVNAGGEVIARGRNRVGEAQTPEHVGAASVAHAEMDVFFAVGKVKDAGELTLYTSLEPCLMCGGASALLGVGRVVWATNDPWGGSGRLIAWSSHPAMQETEVVPTPDPELEREGARLFAPEARRAFPDEGWALWREHYPEETAGVE; this is encoded by the coding sequence ATGACGACCCCTGCACCGGACCCTGCGGCCCACCGTCCCCACCTCGAAGAAGCCCTGCGGCTGGCCCGCGAGGCGCAGGAGGCGGGCAGCGCCCCGGTCGGTGCCGTGCTCGTGAACGCGGGGGGCGAGGTGATCGCCCGGGGCCGCAACCGGGTCGGCGAGGCCCAGACGCCCGAGCACGTCGGGGCCGCGAGCGTGGCCCACGCCGAGATGGACGTGTTCTTCGCGGTGGGCAAGGTCAAAGATGCGGGGGAGCTGACCCTCTACACCAGCCTGGAGCCCTGCCTGATGTGCGGCGGGGCGAGCGCCCTGCTCGGCGTGGGCCGGGTGGTGTGGGCCACGAACGATCCCTGGGGCGGCTCGGGCCGGTTGATCGCCTGGAGCAGCCACCCCGCCATGCAGGAGACCGAGGTCGTCCCGACCCCCGACCCCGAGCTGGAGCGCGAGGGCGCCCGCCTCTTCGCCCCCGAGGCGAGGCGCGCCTTCCCCGACGAGGGCTGGGCCCTGTGGCGCGAGCACTACCCGGAGGAAACGGCGGGCGTGGAGTGA
- a CDS encoding manganese catalase family protein, which produces MFYYDGKLQYPVRVETPDPRFARALQQAIGGVEGEIRVCLQYLFQSFGARGPKKYRDMLLATGTEEIAHIEMLATAVAMNLEGSPGSVKEAAAKANPIVEAVMGGGDPRQFLSAGMAALAADANGVPFSGSHVYASGNLAADMYANVTAEATGRALACRLFELTDDPGMKDMLRFLIARDTMHQQQWLAVIEELGGHQGTLPIPNSFPVQEELREVSYDYVFTGIEGTAPPTGRWTQGPSLDALGEFRLVAAQPMGQEPMLAPPLPQAYAETQQMTGAAGLKGESLT; this is translated from the coding sequence ATGTTCTATTACGATGGCAAGTTGCAGTACCCGGTTCGCGTCGAGACGCCCGACCCCCGCTTCGCCCGCGCCCTGCAACAGGCGATTGGCGGCGTGGAGGGCGAGATCCGGGTGTGCCTCCAGTACCTCTTCCAGTCGTTCGGCGCGCGCGGCCCCAAGAAGTACCGCGACATGCTGCTGGCGACCGGCACCGAGGAGATCGCCCACATCGAGATGCTGGCGACCGCCGTGGCGATGAACCTGGAGGGCTCGCCCGGCTCGGTGAAGGAGGCCGCCGCGAAGGCCAACCCCATCGTCGAGGCCGTGATGGGCGGCGGTGACCCCCGGCAGTTCCTCTCGGCGGGGATGGCGGCGCTGGCCGCCGACGCCAACGGCGTGCCCTTCAGCGGCTCGCACGTGTACGCGAGCGGCAACCTCGCCGCCGACATGTATGCCAACGTGACCGCCGAGGCGACGGGCCGCGCCCTGGCCTGCCGCCTTTTCGAGCTCACCGACGACCCCGGCATGAAGGACATGCTGCGCTTCCTGATCGCGCGCGACACCATGCACCAGCAGCAGTGGCTCGCCGTGATCGAGGAACTCGGCGGGCATCAGGGAACCCTGCCCATCCCCAACTCCTTCCCGGTGCAGGAGGAACTGCGCGAGGTGAGCTACGACTACGTGTTCACCGGGATCGAGGGCACGGCGCCCCCCACGGGCCGCTGGACGCAGGGCCCCTCGCTCGACGCCCTGGGCGAGTTCCGCCTCGTGGCCGCCCAGCCGATGGGCCAGGAGCCCATGCTCGCGCCCCCCCTGCCCCAGGCCTACGCCGAGACCCAGCAGATGACGGGCGCGGCGGGCCTGAAAGGCGAGTCGCTGACCTGA